GGAACACGGCCCGCACCGGATGCTCGACGCCGTCCCGGGCGATGCGCTGAATGACGCCCGGCACGCCCAGGCAGTGGTCGCCGTGGAAATGGGTGACGCAGATCCAGTCGACGTCGTGCGCGGCCACCCCGGCGCGGATCATCTGCCGCTGGATGCCCTCCCCGGGGTCGAACAGCAGGCCCCGGCCGTCCCAGCGCACCAGGTAGCCGTTGTGGTTGCGGGCCTTGGTGGGGACGGCGCTAGCCGTTCCGAGGACCAGCAGATCGCGCGTGGACATGCCCCCATTGTGGGGACGGGACAACATTCCGGTCACCACATTTCCGCCCGACGCCGTGTCGATCACCCTGTGACGTTCCAGGACACGGAGAGCAGTCGGTGCGTCAGGATGCCATCGTGCATCCCCCTCCGCCGCCGCCTCAGGGACCGAATCCCCACGGCCCTCAGCCCCCATGGCCTCCCCAGGGACCGGGCCCCTACGGTCCCCAACCCCAACCTCCTTGGCCGCCGCAGGGCCCGTACGGTCCCCAGCCCCCTTGGCAGCAGCAGGGGCCGTACGGTCCTCCGCCGTACGGGCCGCCGCAGCCTCCCTGGGGGCCGCCGCGACCGCCGACGCGGACGCAGCGGTTGTTCCGGAAGTGGAACCCGATCGCGGTGGCGCGGCGGGTGTTCCTGCCGCGGCGGCCGGATCGTGTCGAGGACCCCACGGTGCGGAAGCTGCAGGTCGCGCGGGCCTGGACGGGGATCCTGGTGGTGGTGTGGGTCGCGCTGACCTACCAACTGCTGACGCCCGAGGACGTCGCCTCCGAGCGGTTCAATCAGATCTGGTTGAACATCCTCGGGATGTGCTGCGTCTTCCCGGTGGTGATCGCCGGGTTCGTCTTCGCCGCACGGCCACCGAACCGGCGGGAGTACCTGCGGCGGCTCCGGTATCCGCTGCTCGCCCTGGGGGCGCAGTTCGGGGCGGCGTTCACGTTCGTGCTCGGGGCGGCGCCGGAGTTCCAGTGGCTGCGCGATCTGCCGGGGCCCGCCAAGCCGGCGGTCGCGTTCGCGGCGGCCTGGTTCGTGCTGCTGTGGATGGCCCCGTTCTGTCTGTACGGCATGTTCCTGTCGCTCACGCACGTCTTCCGGACCGCCGACGTCCACGAACTGGTGCCCCCGCTGCTGACCACCGTCCTGGCCTGGGTGATGGCGCTGATCGACCTGGCCACCGGGGCGTACAAGGGCGTGCCGACCGGAGTGGTCGCGCTGCTCCTGCTGGGCGCGCCGCTCTCGGTGACGGCGGTAGCCTCCTTCGAGGTCCGCCGGTTGCGCGTCCGTCACGGGATCACGCTGCGCCGCGCGCTCCTGCGTTGACGGTCCCGTGAACCGGATCCGGCGCAGGACCCAAGAGAGGGTGTGACGATACTCGAGCGGATCTCCCGGCCGGGCGCCGACGGCGGGCCGGCCGACGCGGAGCTGATCGAAAGATCGCGGCACGAACCCGAGGCGTTCGCCGCGGTCTTCGATCGGCACGCTGATCGGGTCCACCACTATCTGGCCCGCCGGGCGGGCCCGACCGAGGCCGACGACCTGCTGTCGGCCACCTTCCTGACGGCCTTCGAGCAACGCGACCGGTTCGACGCGGCGCGCAGCCCGGCCGGGGCGCTGCCGTGGCTGATGGGGATCGCCACCAACCTGCTGCGCGGCCACCGACGGGCGGAGGCGCGCCGCTGGGACGTGCTCGCCCGCGCGCGCCTCGACCCGGCGGAGCCCTCGCCCGCCGAACGGGTCGCGGCCAGGGTCGACGCCACCGTGGCGGCCCGACCGCTGGTCGACGTGCTGACCGACCTCCCGCAGGGCGACCGGGACGCGCTGCTGCTGCTGGCGTGGGCGGATCTCACCTACGAGGAGATCGCCGCCGCCCTGGAGATCCCCATCGGCACCGTGCGCTCGCGGATCCACCGGGTCAGAACGCGACTGCGCGCCGCCGTCCCCTCTCAGCCGAACGCCGAAACGGAGTAAAGCCATGGACGAGACCAACCTCATCGCACGGCTGGGCGCCGACGTTCCCCCGCTGTCGGACGGAACCCGCGCCGAGACCCGCGCCCGCCTGCTGGCGCAGGCGACCGACACGTCGGGGAACACCACCGGGGCCACCCCTCCCCGCAAGGACCGCCGGGGACGGCGGCTCGGATTCCGGCTCGCCGCCGTGGGCGCCGTCGCCGCCGCCGCACTGACCGCCGCCGCCGTGCTCCAGCCGTGGGGCGGCACGCCCGCCTACGCGGTGGAGAAGCGCCCGGACGGGAGCGTTCGCGTCGAGATCCGCGAGTTCCTGGAGCCGGAGAAGGTCGAGGCGAGTCTGCGCGAGGCCGGCATCACCGCGGTCGTCGACTACCTGCCGAAGGGCAAGTCCTGCCGGCAGCCGCGCGGACGGCAGGCGGCGACGCTCCCCGGCGGCGGCGTCCTGGAGGCCCAGGAGGCCGAGGGCGGGCCCATCGTCTTCATCATCCAGCCCGGCCAGCTCAAGCCCGGACAGACCCTGGTGCTGGAGGCGTCGTTCGACCGGGACCACCCCGACCAGGGGGCCGGGTTCAGCACGACCACGTTCCAGGGTCCGGTCGCCGCATGCGCACCGGTGGACGGCCCCGCCGCGCCTTTCCCGGGCGACGACGGGTCGGGCGGCGGCGAAGGGCCGGGCGACATCACGCCCATGCCGGCCCAGCCCCGGTAATCCGCGCTCAGCCGATCGGGCCCGCCCTGCAGGGTGCCCCGTCGCAGACGTCCACGACCTCGCCCGTCGTCAGGAAGACGGCCTTCTGGCGGCGGGCGGCGGCGGAGTTGCGGGGATCGGAGTGCGGGTCGCGACCGTACTCGGGGCCCGACGGCGGCGTGTTCGTCAGCGGCGGGTGCGGGGTGCCGCTGTCCCAGATGACGAGCGCCGATCCCCCGTACGGATGGGAGCCGATCGTCGGGATCCCCCAGTACGGCACCCGGTCGGGGTTGCGGCCCGCCGCGACGGCGGGGGCGTGGATGCGGGCCCCGATCGTTCGGGCCTCGACCTCCGCCGTGACGGGGGCGACCTGGTGGTCGCCGAAGGCCACGTGGAGGAGCACCCGGTGTTCGGGGGTGCCGGGAAGCGGCCGGTCCGTCATGTGCTCGGCGTAGCCGTTGGCCTCGCCGCGGTCCCACAGCATCTGGATGAGGGCGAAACCGAGCTGCTGGTCGAGCTTGTCGGGGTAGGCCGCGTTCATGACGATCGAGTACGTGTCGAAGTCGACGCTGCGGTTCAGCAGGGTGCTGTAGTTCATCCCGGGTACGCCGAGCACCGCGCGGCGGATGTCGGTGGACACGGCGGTGAGCGCGCCGCCCATGATGCCGCCCTGGCTGTTGCCGTCGAAGACCAGCTCGGCCCCGGTGTCGATCAGCGGCGCGCCGTCCGGGCCCCGGAACGCCCGGTGGGC
The DNA window shown above is from Thermomonospora umbrina and carries:
- a CDS encoding RNA polymerase sigma factor — translated: MTILERISRPGADGGPADAELIERSRHEPEAFAAVFDRHADRVHHYLARRAGPTEADDLLSATFLTAFEQRDRFDAARSPAGALPWLMGIATNLLRGHRRAEARRWDVLARARLDPAEPSPAERVAARVDATVAARPLVDVLTDLPQGDRDALLLLAWADLTYEEIAAALEIPIGTVRSRIHRVRTRLRAAVPSQPNAETE